The genomic DNA AGTGGCGACCAGACCCATTTAAAGGCATATGCCAGGCCGATCAGGCTCGCGTAGCCGATGGTTTCGCGGGCCACGCCGGCTTCGCGCAACCAGACTGAAAGCGTGGAAAACACCAGCATGTATGGCAAGCCGGCAGCGAAGCCAAGCAGCAACAGCACGAGCGTCGAGGGACTGGCATAGGCGGCGAGGGCGGCGCGCCAGGTTTTACGGGGCATGGGCTGGAGTCTGCCTCAAAAATTGCGAAAACAAAGCGCGCACTCTAACCGCTGTGCTCTACCGGGCGCCAGCCATGGCGCTGAATATCAACACGATTGTTCAGGACACTGACCCCTTCCATGCGCAGGCGTGCGCGCTGTTCATCCCCCGAGGCGCTGCCCGCCGGCAGACTGATCCGACCACCGGCAGCCAATACCCGATGCCAGGGCAGCTTGGTGTCGTTTGGCAACTGGCTGAGGGTTCTTCCCACCCAGCGCGCCGCGCGGCCCAGGCCGGCCATTTCGGCGAGTTGGCCATAGGTGACGACCTTGCCCGCCGGCACCTGGGCCAGGGTCAAGTAAAGGGTCGTGCGGCGGATTTGGGTGGCGTTCTCGGTGTCCGCAGGTGTGTCAGTCACGTAAAGTGTTCCTGAATGGGTGTCCGTCTGTAGATTAATTCCTACAGGGCTGGTTGAGAAATGAACTCATCAGCCCTACACGGGTCAGTCCTTGCTGAGGTGTCATCCTGGGGGATAATGCCGCCTTTTCACCGCAAACTTGAGCCCTTTATCGCTTATGTTGTCTAGAACCCTGCTATGCCTGGCTGTTACCAGCGCCTCCATGCCCTTGCTCGCCGACACTGTCTGGTTGAAGAATGGGGACAAACTCAGTGGCAAGATTACCGTTTTCGATGGCGGTAAGTTGCTGATCCAGACCGATTACGCCGGTGCGATTCCCATCGACTGGAAACAGGTCAAGACCCTGGAGAGCGATCAGCAACTCCTGGTCAAGCAGGATGCCTACACCGGCGAGAAGGCCAAGGCGCTGCAGGCGGCCGAGGATGGCAAGGTCACCCTGGCCAACGGTGATGCGCCCAAGACCGTCGAGCTGGCCAGTATCCAGCAGATCCTCAAGCCCAAGCCGGTGGTCGAAGACCTGGTGTGGAAAGGCAATATCGACGCCGCGCTGGATTACCAGCGTGCGGAAAACGATACCGATGATTACGACATCGATTTCAAGACCTCGGCCCGCCACGGCAGATGGCGGCACACCGCCGAAGGTGAATACAACCGTGAATTCCAGGATGACGTGGTTTCCACCGATAACTGGCGTCTGGAGTATTCCCTCGACCGGTTCCTGACGGACAAATGGTTCTGGCAAGGTCGCCTGAACTACAAGCGCGACAAAGTCGAAGACCTGGCGCGCCAGCGCGTGGTGGGTACCGGCCCGGGCTACCAGTTCTGGGATGATGAACTGGGGGCGTTCTCTCTGGGTTCGCTGCTGAACCGCACCGACTATGAATACCGCGACGGCGGCAAGGACAACTTCTATTCCGTCGCGATGAAGTGGGACTACAACCGCTACCTGATCGGCAAGCGCGTCGAGTTCTTCACCAACGGCGAAGTGGGCAAGCCACTGTCCGGCGTGGCGGAGTACGCCTATGACGCTGAAGTGGGGCTGCGCTACAAGGTCACTGATTGGGCGTCGCTCAACCTCAAGGCGGAGAAGGATGTCATCGAGGGTACTGAGGACAGCGATCTGAGCAAGACACGCTACACGGCTGGATTTGGCGTCACCTGGTAGTCCCAGGCTAGTAACAAGCCCTGTGGGAGCGAGCTTGCTCGCGATAGCGGTATGTCAGCAATATGAATGTTGACTGACACGCCGCTATCGCGAGCAAGCTCGCTCCCACAGTTTTTTGTGCGCCGGTAAAAAACGACAGGCAAAAAAAAGCCCCGCTTTTGAGGGCGGGGCCTTTTACTAAAGCAAGTACAAGTTAGATAACTTGAACTTCTTCAGCTTGCATGCCTTTCTGACCGCGGGTAGCGATGAAAGAAACCTGTTGGCCTTCTTTCAGGCTTTTGAAGCCGTCGGATTGGATAGCTTTGAAGTGAACGAACAGGTCGTCACCGGATTGTGGGGTGATGAAGCCGAAGCCTTTTTCATCGTTGAACCACTTAACGGTACCGGTTTGGCGATTAGACATGGTGTAACTCCTTGAACAAAGATAACTGCGACTCAGGAAGAACCCTGGCCGAGACTGAGTGCAAAGAGCAGGAAAAATTCTTGTAGATGGTTGGATCGAAATTCAACATATCGTGTAGAGATTCTCAGTGACACAAGCAACACAGTGGCGCCACCTTAACCCTTTTTCCAGAATGTGCCAATGGTCTTTGCGAAGGTTTCTCTTATTTGGTGACTGACGGCGCGGGTGATGGCCGGCAGGACCCGGAAATCAAGGTGGATCGGCGAGATTTGCGTGCCGCGCTTTGAACCCGGCCCCGTGCCCCGGTAAGATGCCGGACGTATTTTTTCCACCTCGCTATTTCAGGAAACCGCCATGAGCATCAAATCGGACAAGTGGATTCGCCGCATGGCGCAAGAGCACGGCATGATCGAGCCCTTCGTCGAGCGCCAGATGCGTGGCGAAGGCGCCGACCGGCTGATCTCCTTCGGTGTCTCCAGCTACGGCTACGACGTGCGCTGCGCCGACGAATTCAAGGTGTTCACCAACATCAATTCGGCCACCGTCGACCCGAAGAACTTCGACGAGAAGAGCTTCGTCGACGTCAAGAGCGACGTGTGCATCATCCCGCCGAACTCCTTCGCCCTGGCCCGCACCGTCGAATACTTCCGCATTCCGCGCAACGTGCTGACCATCTGCCTGGGCAAGAGCACCTATGCCCGTTGCGGCATCATCGTCAACGTCACGCCGCTGGAACCCGAGTGGGAAGGCCACGTGACCCTGGAATTCTCCAACACCACGACCCTGCCGGCGAAAATCTACGCCAACGAGGGTGTGGCGCAGATGCTGTTCCTTGAATCCGATGAAGAATGCGAAGTGTCCTACAAGGACCGTGGCGGCAAGTACCAGGGCCAGCGCGGTGTGACCCTACCGCGTACCTGATTCTGACGAACAGTTGGAATTCCTGGGCGGGCAGACACTCTATTGCGTGTACTGCCCGTTTTTGCGTCAGCGCAACGGGCTTCGCCCAGGAGTTGCTCTATGAAGATCGATCCGCGAATCAGTGCCGAACTGGCAAAGCTCGAGCCCAATCAGATCGGCGTCATGGCCTGGTCACTGCTGGCCCATCCTGCCGAAGCGGCGGGCGGCATTCCCGGCCAGCCCGATCCCGATACGCCCAACGAACAGCCTACCGAACCCGGCGAGCCGACCCTGCCGGACGAGCCGCCTCCTGCGCCTGTTGCCTGATGAGACGATGGCCCGCCAGCGATAGCACAGAGTGCTTCAGTTGACGGGCCATATTTCGTTATCGCCGATGACAAAAATCCTGCAACCGCGGTCTTGCTCGACTCGATAGCCACCTGTGAAGGCGCCGAAGGCCGGCAGCAGGCTGATTTCACTGCCCAGCCGAAAGCAGGCCAGGCGCAGGCGCTGCCGGCCCTTGCCGCTCAGGTGGTAGACCGGGTGTACGTGACCGGCCAGCACATGGCGGCTGGGGTGTGGGGTGGGCTCGTGCTGCACGGCGAAAGGGCCCAGCAGCAACGGCTCCGGTACGACGCGGATGTTCAGCGCTGACGGTGGATCGCCGGCGCGTTTGTCGTGGTTGCCACGAATCAGCGTCATGGCCACGTGCGGATGTCGTTCACGCCAATCGGAAAGTGCCTTCAAGGTGCCGGGCGCGTGAGAACCGGGGCCGTGGAGAAAATCTCCGAGAAAGATCAACTGTCGACACGCCAGGCGCGCCAGTAACCCATCCAACACCGCGATGTTGCTGGCGGTGGTGCCGTGGGGCACCGGTTGCCCGAGGCTACGATAGGCGGCGGCCTTGCCGAAATGAACATCGGCCACCATCAACGCTTGCTGATCGGGCCAATACAAGGCTTTTTCCGGGAGCAACCACAGCGCTTCGCCGGCCAGGCTGACGGGATACGGCGCTGGCATCAGGCGTCACCGCGATCGGCAGTCTTTTCCAGCTCGCTGACCATCCGCCGGATACGGTCGGCGAGTTTTTCCGAGCTCATGCTTTCCCGGAACCGCTCCACCAGCAGCGGGAACCCAAGCGGGGTGGGGCGCTTGATCACGTGCAGGTCCAGCTTCAAGGTATTGAGGCGTTGCAAGGTCTGCTCCAGTCGACGGATATCCAATTCTTCACGCAAGACTTCCTCCCCGGCCTGGGCCAGCAACAGATTGTCGGCGTCGTATTGTTTGAACACCTGGAAGAACAACCCACTGGAGGCCTGGACTTGCCGGGTGCTTTTCGGCGCACCGGGGTAGCCGGCGAAGACCAGCCCGGCGATCCGGGCGATTTCGCGAAAGCGCCTGAGGGCCAGCTCCCCGGCGTTCAGGCTCGCGAGCACATCGGCCAGCAGGTGATCGATGCTCAGCAGGCTCGGGGTCAGGTAGTGCGACCAATCCACTGCCGTGGCGCTGAGCAGTTCCAGGCCGTAGTCATTGACGGCAATGGAAAACGTCAGCGGTTGTTGCCGACTGACGCGCCAGGCCAGCAGGCTGGCCAGGCCCAGATGCACCTGGCGCCCGGCAAATGGGTACAGGAACAGATGCCAGCCTTCCCGGGACTTGAGGGCTTCGGCCAGCAAGGTGTGTTGCGTGGGCAAGCCGGACCAGCGTTGTTGGGTCAACAGCAGGGGCTGCACGGCTTGCATCTCCGGGCCCTCGAAGCGGCCCGTGGCGGCTTCGCTCAAGCGGGCCACGACGGCGGCCGCCAGTTCGCTGGAAAGCGGCATGCGCCCACCGTTCCAGCGCGGCACGGCGGCCTTCTTGGCCTGACTGCGGCGCACGTAGGCGGTCATGTCTTCGACCCGGACCAATTCCAGCAGTCGCCCGGCGAACAGGAAACCGTCGCCGGGCCGCAGGCGAGCGATGAAGCCTTCCTCTACGCTGCCCAGGGTCTTGCCGCCGCCGCCCTTGCTCCAGAACTTCAATTGCAGGCTGGCATCGCTGACGATGGTGCCGATGCTCATGCGGTGACGCCGGGCCAGGCGGGCGTCAGGCACACGCCAGACCCCGTGTTCGTCCGGTTCGACCCGTCGGTAATCGGGGTAGGCGGTCAATGTCAGGCCGCCGTGGCGTACAAAGGCCAGGGCCCAGGCCCATTCAGCCGGGTTGAGGTCGCGGTAGGCCCAGGCGCCACGTACCTCCTCGAACAGTTCTTCGGGAACGAAGCCGCCGCCCAGGGCCATGCTCACCAGGTGCTGCACCAGGACATCCAGTGGCTTGCGGGGGGATTCGCGGGGTTCGATGCGTCGTTGGGCCACGGCGTCCTGCGCGGCGGCGGCCTCGATCAATTCCAGACTGTGGGTCGGTACCAGCGTCACCCGGGAGGTCCGTCCTGGCGCGTGACCGGAGCGTCCGGCCCGTTGCATCAGCCGCGCCACCCCCTTGGCCGAGCCGATCTGCAGCACCCGTTCCACTGGCAGGAAATCCACCCCCAGGTCCAGACTGGAGGTGCAGACCACCGCTTTGAGCTGGCCGTCCTTCAATGCCTGCTCCACCCAATCCCGGGTGTCGCGCGACAGTGAGCTATGGTGCAGGGCGATCAGCCCGGCCCAATCGGGTCTTGCCTCAAGCAGCGCCTGATACCAGATTTCCGATTGTGCCCGGGTGTTGGTGAAGACCAAGCAACTGCGGCTGGCGTCGATTTCGGCGACGACTTGAGGCAGCATCTTCAGGCCGATGTGCCCGGCCCACGGGAAACGTTCGAGGGCCGGAGGCAGCAGTGTGTCAACCTGCAGCGCCTTGCCGTTGGCCCCTTGCACACTGATCCCGTTGCCTTGCGGGATCAACACCTGCTCGGCGTGGGCCTGGTTACCCAGGGTCGCGGACACGCCCCAGACGATGAGTTCGGGATGCCAGCGCCGCAAGCGTGCCAAGGCCAGTTGCAACTGCACGCCACGTTTGTTGCCGAGTAATTCGTGCCATTCATCCACCACGACCATGCGCAGGGTCGAGGCCGCGGCTTGCGCATCGGCCCGGGCGAGCATCAAGGTCAGGCTTTCGGGCGTGGTGATCAGCGCGGTGGGCAGGCGACGGCCCTGGCGGGCGCGCTCGCTGGCGCTGGTGTCGCCAGTGCGCAGGCCGACACTCCAGGGCACTTGCAGGTCGGCCAGGGGCGCTTCGAGGGCTTTGCCGGTATCGGCCGCCAATGCGCGCATCGGCGTGATCCACAGGACGGTCAGCGGTTCGGCCGGCGGCTTGCGTTTGCGTGGTTTGTCCGGCGGCGGTACCGGGCGGGCGAAACGGTTGAGGGCGGCAAACCACACCGCATAGGTCTTGCCGGCGCCGGTGCTGGCGTGCAACAGCCCGGATTCCCCGCGCTTGACCGCGGCCCATACCTGCTTCTGAAAGGCGAACGGCTTCCAGCCGCGGGCGCCGAACCACTGGTTTGCGAAATTGTTGGATGTCGCCATGCCTGCCGCGTGCGCCCTGGAAGTCCTTCTTCAGTGACCACGGCAGGATGCGAAAGGTTTTATGCGAGATAGCGTGGCGAGCGTGCTTTTGTGGCGAGGGAGCTTGCTCCCGCTGGGCTGCGAAGCGGCCCCCTGGATCTGGATGACATGCTGCGGAGGCTGCGCCTCCAGCGGGAGCAAGCTCCCTCGCCACAAAAGCAGCGTCTGGCGCCGAATGCCAGTCAGCTAAGCAGCAAACATGTGGGAGCAAAGCTTGCTCGCGATTGCGGTAAGCCAGCCGACTAAGATATTGGCGACTCTGCCGCTATCGCGAGCAAGCTTTGCTCCCACAGGATTTATGCCGTTTGTTCCTAACTGACAGGCATTGGCGCCTGGCGCCTTCTTTTCAGGGGAGTCCGAAGTTTATTTCAGGTTGCCACTGAGAAACTGCTTGAGCCGTTCGCTGGTGGGATTGCCCAGCACGTCTTCCGGAGCGCCTTCTTCTTCCACCAGGCCCTGGTGCAGGAACAGCACCTGGTTCGAGACTTTGCGGGCGAAGCTCATTTCGTGGGTCACCATGATCATGGTCCGGCCCTCTTCGGCCAGGCCCTGGATCACCTTCAGCACTTCGCCCACCAACTCCGGGTCCAGGGCCGAGGTGGGTTCGTCGAACAGCATCACCTCCGGTTCCATCGCCAGCGCACGGGCAATGGCCACGCGCTGTTGCTGGCCGCCGGAGAGAAACGCCGGGTACTGCTCGGCAACCCGCGCCGGCAGGCCGACCTTGTCGAGATAACGCCGGGCACGGTCGTCGGCTTCCTGCTTGCTCACACCCAATACCCGGCGCGGCGCCATGGTGATGTTTTCCAGCACGGTCATGTGGCTCCACAGGTTGAAGTGCTGGAACACCATGGCCAGGCGGGTGCGGATGCGTTGCAGTTCGTCGGCGTCGGCCACGTGCATGCCGTGGCGGTCCTTGATCATCCGGATCGGTTGGCCGTCCAGGGTCATGGCGCCGTCATTGGGTTGTTCCAGGAAGTTGATGCAGCGCAAAAAGGTACTTTTGCCCGAGCCGCTGGCGCCGATGAGGCTGATGACGTCGCCGGTCTTGGCCTTGAGCGAAACGCCCTTGAGCACTTCATGTTCGCCATAGCTTTTATGCAGGCCTTCGATGGTCAGTTTGTACATGGAGCATGCATCCTCAAGGCGAAAGTAGGTAGCCGCTGCGGTAGGCCTCGGTGCCGGCGACATGGGCGATCACCATGCCGGCCGTGGCCATGCGACGCAGCGAACGGGCGTACAGCAGCCCGGCGTTACGGCAATGAACGGGGGTGACGGTGTCGTTGACCGGATCGATGATTTCCGCGATCAGTTGCCCCGCCTCCAGGTATTCGCCGGGCAGGGCGCTGTAGACCAGCAACCCGCCCACGGGCGTCGCCACCGGCTCGACCGCGGCCAGCGGCGTGGCCGGGTAGGGCAGTTCGGGCATGGGCATCGGTTCGCCGTCGATGGCGCCGAAGCGGATCAGGTATTCGATCAAGGCCTGGCAGTCGAGGCTCGCCAGCCCGTGGTTGACGTCACCCTGGCCACGCAATTCCACGGTCACCGAAAAACTGCCCAGGGGAATTTCGAAGCGTTCGCCGAAGCGTTCCTTGAGTTGCCACCAGAGCAGGGTGAAGCATTCGTCGAACGACTGGCCGCCCGAATCGGTCGCCAGCAGGCTGGCTTCGGCACCGATGTAGCGGGCCAGCGGCTCGACCTGGGGCCAGGCTTCGGGTGTGGTGTAGAGGTGGGCCACGGCTTCGAAGTCGCAATGCAGGTCCAGCACCATGTCGGCGTCGCAGGCCAGCCGTTGCAGGGCCAGGCGCAGGGATTGCAGTTGGGTGCCTGGGGTCTGCCGGGCGAGGGCATCGCGCAGGCTGGTGCGGATCAGCATCAGGTTGTGCTGCGGATCGTCGGTGAGCAGCTCCTCGATTTCGTTGCCGATCTCTTCGCTCAGGTCGACGAAGCGGCGGTTGAAGTTCTGCCCGCTCTCGGTTTCGTAGCGACCCAAAGGCACGTCCATCAGCACTTGTTCGAGGCCGATGGGGTTGGCGACCGGTACCAGCACGATCTCGTGGCGCAGGTGGCCCGACGCCTCGAGTTCGGCCAGGCGTTGCTTGAGGTGCCAGGCGACCAGCATGCCCGGCAGTTCATCGGCGTGCAGGGACGACTGGATATAGATTTTGCCGACGGCTTTTTCCGGGCCGAAGTGGAAGCTGTGGATCTTGCGTGCGGTCCCCGGTACCGGGGCCAGCTGGTCATGGATCTGGTGGCGCATGTGCGTGTGTGTCCTGGAACAAAAGCCCTAGTGGGTCGGCCCGAGGAAGGCCAGCCATCGGCGTTCGGCGAGGCGGAAGAGGCCCACCAGCGCAAAGGTGACGGTCAGGTAGATCAACGCGGCGATCCCGAACGACTGGAACGTCATGAACGTCGCCGAGTTGGCATCCCGGGCGACTTTCAGCACGTCTGGAACGGTAGCGGTGAACGCCACGGTCGTCGAGTGCAGCATCAAGATGACTTCATTGCTGTAGTACGGCAGCGAGCGCCGCAGCGCCGAGGGCATGATCACGTAGGCGTACAGTTTCCAGCCGGTCAGGCCGTAGGCCTTGGCCGCTTCCACTTCGCCATGGTTCATGTTGCGAATCGCCCCGGCGAAAATTTCCGTGGTGTAGGCGCAGGTGTTCAAGGCAAAGGCCAGGATCGTGCAGTTCATCGCGTCGCGAAAGAAACTGTCGAGCATGGGTTGGGCGCGTACCGCCTCGATGCTGTAGATGCCGGTGTAGCAGATCAGCAGCTGGATATAGAGCGGCGTGCCCCGGAACAGGTAGGTGTAGAACTGCACGGGCCAGCGTACGTAGAACCTGGGTGAAACCCGGGCGATGGACAGCGGGATCGACACCACGAAGCCGATCAGCAGCGAGGCGCTGAGCAGCCACAGGGTCATGGCCAGGCCGGTGATGTTGACGCCGTCGCTGTAAAGGAACGGCCGCCAATATTCCTGCAGAAGTTCGATCATCGCACCGCCTCCCGGGCTCCGGCGGCGTAGCGGCGTTCAAGCCAGCGCAGGATGAAATTGGACGCGCTGGTGATCAGCAGATAGATCAATGCCGCCAGCACCAGGAAGTAGAACAGTTGGTAGGTGCTCTTGCCCGCATCCTGGGCCGCCTTGACCAGGTCAGCCAGGCCGATGATCGACACCAGCGCGGTGGCCTTGAGCATCACCATCCAGTTGTTGCCGATACCCGGCAGGGCAAAGCGCATCATTTGTGGAAACACCACGAAGCGAAACCGCTGGCCACGCTTGAGGCCATAGGCCGTGGCGGCTTCGACCTGGCCCCGGGGGACCGCGAGGATCGCGCCGCGAAAGGTTTCGGTGAAATACGCGCCATAGATGAAGCCCAGGGTGATCACCCCGGCGCCGAATGGGTCGATCTCGATGTATTCCCATTCCATGAAGTCGGTAAACGAAGTCAGCCAGGTTTGCAGGCTGTAGAAGATCAGCAGCATCAGCACCAGGTCGGGTACGCCGCGGATCAGCGTAGTGTAGAGCTGGGCAGGGATTCGCAGCAGTTTGACGCTGGACAGCTTGGCGCTGGCGCCCAGCAGGCCGAGCAAGACGCTCAACAATAAGGACAGGGCCGACAGCTTGATGGTCATCCAGGTGCCTTGCATCAGCAGCGGGCCGAAGCCCTGCAGGCTGAAGGCGGAGAGCCCCAGATTTTGTAGGAGTTGTTCGAACATGGAGGAGGCCTTTGGCAGAAAAAAAGCGCCCACCCGAGACCGGATGGGCGCCGCGCATTATTTGCCGCTGTACAGATTCAGATCGCCAAAGTGTTTTTTCTGGATCTCGGCGTACGTGCCGTCGTCGTGTAACGCTTTGATACCTTTATCCAAAAGCGCCTTCAGCTCTTTGTTACCTTTATTGATACCGATGGCGGTCTTGGATGGCAGCAGTTCGCTGTCCACCGGCTTGCTGACTTCATAGCCTTCGCCCTTTGGCGATTTCAGGAAGCCCAGCTCAGCCTGGAGCATGTCCTGGATCGCCGCGTCGAGGCGGCCGGAGGTCAGGTCGGCGTAGACCTGGTCCTGGTTCTGATAGGCCTGGGTCTTGACGCCAGCCTTGTCCAGCACGGCCTTGGCGTAGGCTTCCTGGATGGTGCCCTGCTCATAGCCGACGGTCTTGCCTTTGAGCGAGGCAACGTCTTCGCTCAGGCCCGAGCCCTTCTTGAAGACATAGGCCGTTGGGCCGGAGAACAGCTCGTTGGAGAAGTCGATGACTTTTTCCCGCGCCGGGGTCACGGTCATGGAGGAGATCACGCCGTCGAATTTTTTGGCCTTGAGGCCCGGGATCATGCCGTCGAAATCGCTTTCGACCCATTTGCATTTGACCTTCAGCTCTGCGCAGATCGCATTGCCCAGGTCGATGTCGAAACCGACCAGGCTGCCGTCAGCGGCCTTGGACTCGAACGGGGCGTAGGAAGGGTCGACACCAAAACGTAGTTCCTTGTATTCCTTGGCTGTGGCGACGCCAGCGGCCATGCACAACGCCAGTGCAGAAAGGGTCAGCAGTGCTTTTTTCATTATTGAGTCCCTAAAACCAATTTGAGCGCTTGTGGCGCGTAAGATTGTTACCGGTGAAGGTCTGAACGGTATGACGGCATAAAGGTAGCAATTTCCGAACCATAGTGCCGAACAAGTGTTTTAAAAGCACGGGCGGCGGGAGACGGAACGCAATGGTGCGCGGAGATGAGCGTACATCAAAAGTTGCACCAGGATGGCGCGGACTCTGCGTTTCTGTCGCTCGCAGAGTGCCTGCCGCTGCTGGGTAGCGATTAGCTGCGCAGGGGCCGGCCTTTGATGGGAAAGCCAGGGCGGCCTAACGGTTTTCGTCCCGTTTGTTCAAATCTCAGTATCGGATCTCAATGCGGGACTGCTGTGTGCGGTGTTGTTGGCAAGCGCTCGGCCAAGGGATTGCCCGGTCATTTCGACATACCGGTAGGTGAACATCGACACCAGAACGACCAATCCCACTACCAGCAAAGCGATGAGGTTATTGAGCGGTACGTTACCGAGGTCCAGGTAACGAGTCCCGTCGACCATCGGTGCAATGTCAACGCCAAAGATTTTTCTCGCCACCATAAACGCTGACACTACGCAAAACAGAACGGCCGCGTGGGTCAGGTAGATGGAATAAGACAACTTGCCGAGAAAACCGAAGCCACGTCGCGCCAACAACCGCGACACGGACCCGCCATCAAAGGCGAATATCACAACGATGACACCGAACACGGGGCTGGCCAACAGCTGCTTGGCTGCAAAATCGTTGACCACGAAAACCAGCGCCGCTGCCAGCGCCAGCACTTCAAGCGTTGTCAGCAACCAGGTCTGGGTCTGGTTGGGGCGGGGGAGCTTCACATACACGGTGTACGCCAGGCAACCGGTGAAAAAGTAAGCGAGGCCCCGGAGCGATTCGATGGTGAAGAAGGTATTGCCTGCATACATCAGTGCCAGGGCCACGAGTACCATCGTTGCCCACGCCCATGTCCGGATGCCGAAAGCGATGCCCAGGATAAGGGCGAAGATCATGTAGGTGTAATACTCGATACTGATGCTCCAAGACGGATAGTTGAACGACAGGGGATTAGTCAAATGCGTCCAGGATTGCAACAGCAGTGCATTTGGCAGAATTTCAGAAGGGGCGAACTTTCCTGAAAATGGCTCATTGTTGAAGTCCATGCCTTTTTGGGCAGCCATATACCTGCCGCACTCTAACAATATAAAAATAGCCAGCATAAAGAGGTGCAGGGGCAGCAAACGGAAGGTCCGTGTTATGAAGAATTTGCGAAAAACAAACTGTGCGGAGCTGCCATAGGCATGCATCAATACAAAGCCACTCAATACAAAAAAGAAAGATACGAATATTTCGGCATGGCGAAATAACAACCATTCGGTAAAACTTCCGCTGACGCGCAAGTGGTAGAGCATTACTGAAATCGCCATCAACCCCCTGAAACTGTCCAATGAGTGAAACCGCTTCTCTACGCGCATTTTTTTCAGGCTCCCTTGCTAGTGTGGGGGCACGTCTCGGTTTCACTGCGATCACCCTACCGTAGGGGATGGTCTCGCCCGGCCTCACCGTGGGGAAGCTGCCGCTCGCTCCCCGAATGACTGTTGCATAAAAGGGCCTGGCGCAGGCGCTGGATGGGAGACACTTAAATAAATTCACTGATCTGATGTCACGTTAGCAGTGCTCTTTAAAAGAGCAAGTCGGTTTTTTCTGGTCGTGATAAATAGACTCGTGACGCAATTACGGCGTCAGAAAAGCTGCTAGCCTGCGGGACATCCATAGTTTTTTTAGAATCACATCATCCCGCACCAAAGCACATATATTTAAATGCGGTTCATCATCGATTCGCACTATTTTTATCATGCATTTTACATAGCGACTACTGTGTCAAACGAATGTGGCAGAGCGGGCGGCTAGCATTTCAACAAATCTTGAAGCGTCGCCAATGTGTCGGCCTCTTCGCTGCTCTTGTCCTGGCGCCAGCGCAACATTCGTGGAAACCGCACCGCGATACCACTCTTGTGGCGTTTGGACAGGGCGATGCCTTCGAAGCCCAGTTCGAACACCAGTGTGGGGGTGACGCTGCTCACCGGGCCGAACTTTTCCACGGTGGTCTTGCGCACGATGCTGTCGACCTGGCGCATCTCTGCATCGGTCAGCCCTGAATAGGCCTTGGCGAATGGCACCAGGGTGCGCTCGCGGCTGCCCGGCGGGTTGTCCCATACGGCGAAGGTGTAGTCGCTGTACAGGCTGGCGCGTCGGCCGTGGCCACGCTGGGCGTAGATCAGTACCGCGTCGACGCTGAACGGGTCGATCTTCCATTTCCACCACACGCCCATGTCCTTGGTGCGGCCTACGCCATACAGCGCGTTGCGGGCCTTGAGCATCATGCCCTCGACGCCGAGGCTGCGAGAGGCGTCGCGCTGCCGGGCGAGGTCGAGCCAGTCCTGGCCGGTGACCGTCGGCGAGGGCAACAGCACCGGGCTGTGAATACGGGCGATCAGCGCTTCCAGTTGTTCGCGGCGCTCGGCCTGGGGGCGGCTGCGCCAGTCCTCGCCTTGCCATTCCAACAGGTCGTAGGCCATCACCACCACGGGGGCGTCGTCGAGGATTTTCTTGCTCAGGGTCTTGCGACCGATGCGCTGCTGCAACAGGGCGAAGGGTTGCACGGCTGGTTGCAACGGCGCGTCCGGGTCGAAGGAGTCTTCGGTGACCGACTGGGGGGCTTTCCAGACCACGA from Pseudomonas beijingensis includes the following:
- the pdeM gene encoding ligase-associated DNA damage response endonuclease PdeM, coding for MPAPYPVSLAGEALWLLPEKALYWPDQQALMVADVHFGKAAAYRSLGQPVPHGTTASNIAVLDGLLARLACRQLIFLGDFLHGPGSHAPGTLKALSDWRERHPHVAMTLIRGNHDKRAGDPPSALNIRVVPEPLLLGPFAVQHEPTPHPSRHVLAGHVHPVYHLSGKGRQRLRLACFRLGSEISLLPAFGAFTGGYRVEQDRGCRIFVIGDNEIWPVN
- a CDS encoding MGMT family protein, with the protein product MTDTPADTENATQIRRTTLYLTLAQVPAGKVVTYGQLAEMAGLGRAARWVGRTLSQLPNDTKLPWHRVLAAGGRISLPAGSASGDEQRARLRMEGVSVLNNRVDIQRHGWRPVEHSG
- a CDS encoding DUF481 domain-containing protein produces the protein MLSRTLLCLAVTSASMPLLADTVWLKNGDKLSGKITVFDGGKLLIQTDYAGAIPIDWKQVKTLESDQQLLVKQDAYTGEKAKALQAAEDGKVTLANGDAPKTVELASIQQILKPKPVVEDLVWKGNIDAALDYQRAENDTDDYDIDFKTSARHGRWRHTAEGEYNREFQDDVVSTDNWRLEYSLDRFLTDKWFWQGRLNYKRDKVEDLARQRVVGTGPGYQFWDDELGAFSLGSLLNRTDYEYRDGGKDNFYSVAMKWDYNRYLIGKRVEFFTNGEVGKPLSGVAEYAYDAEVGLRYKVTDWASLNLKAEKDVIEGTEDSDLSKTRYTAGFGVTW
- a CDS encoding ligase-associated DNA damage response DEXH box helicase; this translates as MATSNNFANQWFGARGWKPFAFQKQVWAAVKRGESGLLHASTGAGKTYAVWFAALNRFARPVPPPDKPRKRKPPAEPLTVLWITPMRALAADTGKALEAPLADLQVPWSVGLRTGDTSASERARQGRRLPTALITTPESLTLMLARADAQAAASTLRMVVVDEWHELLGNKRGVQLQLALARLRRWHPELIVWGVSATLGNQAHAEQVLIPQGNGISVQGANGKALQVDTLLPPALERFPWAGHIGLKMLPQVVAEIDASRSCLVFTNTRAQSEIWYQALLEARPDWAGLIALHHSSLSRDTRDWVEQALKDGQLKAVVCTSSLDLGVDFLPVERVLQIGSAKGVARLMQRAGRSGHAPGRTSRVTLVPTHSLELIEAAAAQDAVAQRRIEPRESPRKPLDVLVQHLVSMALGGGFVPEELFEEVRGAWAYRDLNPAEWAWALAFVRHGGLTLTAYPDYRRVEPDEHGVWRVPDARLARRHRMSIGTIVSDASLQLKFWSKGGGGKTLGSVEEGFIARLRPGDGFLFAGRLLELVRVEDMTAYVRRSQAKKAAVPRWNGGRMPLSSELAAAVVARLSEAATGRFEGPEMQAVQPLLLTQQRWSGLPTQHTLLAEALKSREGWHLFLYPFAGRQVHLGLASLLAWRVSRQQPLTFSIAVNDYGLELLSATAVDWSHYLTPSLLSIDHLLADVLASLNAGELALRRFREIARIAGLVFAGYPGAPKSTRQVQASSGLFFQVFKQYDADNLLLAQAGEEVLREELDIRRLEQTLQRLNTLKLDLHVIKRPTPLGFPLLVERFRESMSSEKLADRIRRMVSELEKTADRGDA
- the dcd gene encoding dCTP deaminase gives rise to the protein MSIKSDKWIRRMAQEHGMIEPFVERQMRGEGADRLISFGVSSYGYDVRCADEFKVFTNINSATVDPKNFDEKSFVDVKSDVCIIPPNSFALARTVEYFRIPRNVLTICLGKSTYARCGIIVNVTPLEPEWEGHVTLEFSNTTTLPAKIYANEGVAQMLFLESDEECEVSYKDRGGKYQGQRGVTLPRT
- a CDS encoding cold-shock protein, translating into MSNRQTGTVKWFNDEKGFGFITPQSGDDLFVHFKAIQSDGFKSLKEGQQVSFIATRGQKGMQAEEVQVI